The Plectropomus leopardus isolate mb chromosome 1, YSFRI_Pleo_2.0, whole genome shotgun sequence sequence AATGCCCAGTAACCTGGGAATGCttatgcaaaaacaacaaacacaaaagaaaaactaaagaaacaaaactaagAAGAACTGGCTTTGTATCATTTAGAACTTCCAAACTTAGTTGGACGGCAGCTTTCATAATGGAGTTTGTGTTTCAAGTGCATAACCCAGTCAAAATGTAATTCATGTATTGTGCCCCCAAACAGAAACAGCCTCCGTTTGTCCAGAGAAAGtgctctttttgttgtttttttctgtcctaggcattaaaaatttgtttaacCACTATATTGTCGATGACTACAGGATAAGCATGGTTTTTATAGCATTATTCTGCCCTTGCAGCCTAAGGTCATTCCCAATGCTATATGTGGCATTTGCCAGAAGGGTAAAGAGGCCAACAAGAGGGGCAAACCAGAGGCACTCATTCACTGCTTCCAATGTGATAACAGCGGTAAGTTCACGCTTTTAATTTAAAGGACACTTCcctgtttttatatatgtacaacatcagcacagtttcatcagtttaagtgacaggtgttgttgtttctgtgtaaatggTGCTCCCCATCAGTAATATAGGCAGAAATCATAAATGAATTGTTCCTCTGGCTCTCATTCGTTTAACATCAGTGGCACCTAAAATTAACAGACCAATGAATCATCTCTATCATCAGTGAAAGGAAATGTTCAGTTCATTGTACCAAAAGTCAACTTCATTTCATTGTGTCTAAGTAAATACATTGAGGCAAGTGTTAATACTGCCGTGTTTATATGCTGTCGGCATTTAGTAAAGCTTGTGTAGGTTTGAGTATTGTATATAATTCATTTTAGGTGGTTTGCACTGACTGTGTTTTCACAAAGACATTGTTATcacacagtttatttatttatctgaaaGTTGTATCAGGTTGTTTGGCAAATTTAGTGTTTACTTAAATTCATCTGGCAGTTCAGACAACATGGAGAAAAGGTCTATGCATGCCACcataaaactatgttttttgaCAGTCCTGATCAATATCAATGGGTAGTTATAACTTTATATTGTTCTTTGAAGTTTATGTTAAGATAGATGTGAGTAGATTCTAGATGTTTCAATAATACTGTCTACCTACATGTGTACAAGTCCTCTTAAATATCGTAACAGTGTATTCTTGTGTGTGGGAGGGCCTGTTCACATTTAGTCCGTTTGtgtttttcgtgtttttgtCTCACtcgcttgtttgtgtgtgtctgtgcgcatgcattgtgtatttatttatgtgtgtgcatgtttgcttTGTGCATGTGCCTCCATGTCCGTGCACTTTAGGCCACCCGTCCTGCCTGGACATGAGCAAGGAGCTGGTGAGTGTGATCCAGACTTACCGCTGGCAGTGTATGGAGTGCAAGACGTGCACCGTGTGTCAGCAGCCCCACCATGAGGACGAGATGATGTTCTGCGACAAATGTGACCGAGGATACCACACGTTCTGCGTGGGCATGGACTCCATACCTACTGGTGAGTGGATGGCTCCAGACACAAGCATAACGTGCATAATGTGATATgggcacacatatacacagggTTCATACAAGGTGCTTGAAGTACGTGATTCTTACACACAGATTTAAGTActggaaaaccttgaaaatcagacttaaaaaaaaaaaccctttttattTGTGACTTTTACATCCACagtttcaaaaatacagattttttttccccagtattTACAGTCATAATGCCTGTGTAATGCAGATAAAGTACAAAATAACAGGATAATTATATATCCGTTATTTCCTctaatttcattaattttttccttgttttcattaaaagacaaaacaaaagaaattaatatataatactTCCATGTGCACATGTCCATTTATTCCAGATTTACTAGAATGTATTCTTTTGAATCCTCAAAGAGAAGGTCagcttttccattttaaatatttccaaaattattCCATACCAGTCTTCCAAAGTGGGTGGGACTGGGTTCAGCCACTTTCTGgtaaaaatcagacatttttaactttGTCCTTAAAGTGGTTCAATCTGTATACCATCAAAGTCTGAACATCTACATGGTTTTGATCTTACAGTTTCTTATCTTAAGACACCCTGGAGCCTCTTCACATGTctgcatgcagacagtgaagAACTCCAAGGCCCTCGAAAATAGTTGTACCATTGTTATGGATGCATCATCCACTTTCATACAGTTATTATTCATGATGACATTTCACTTGTACGCACAAAATTTCTACAACAGACATTCACTTAGTTTGCCTGATTTTTAGAAAtgtgattttgcatttttgtttgtctcttttgtgtTAATTAATCCTCTCCGTCTCCTCAGGCCTTTGGGTATGTGAGGTTTGCGACAAAGATTTCGCCACACCCAAGAAGAAGGGAGTCAAATCACCCAAGAAGCCCAAGTCGGCACAAAAATGATGAACATCATTAACCGCGATACTCTGaccaaacaaatgcacattacGGCACATGTTCAATCATTCCATTTTTCAGaagccatatttttttaaaacatgggatcactgtgatgaaaaaatgaactaCAGTGCAGCCATCCTACCAAATACTAACACCCCAAACACGAGATCTTAACCTGCTGTTAGTCTTAACACTAACACTAGAAAACAAACTTATTGATCTTTTCTATGAAAGCTGTGATGACATCAGTCAGGCAGGTCTATAACCTGAATCACAATCAGTTGAAAAAATGTACTTTCCTCctcaaaaccaaacttttaatTATATATGGGATTATACCTCAAATATAAATGctcaaaaaaaccccagatTAGGCATCACCTCCAGTCATCTTACATTTATAATGTTAACAGCCAAACAGTAGATCAGATCCATCTAAATGTACTGCACTGAATCCTGTGATCTGCTAACCACTAACGGTATCAGTGCATTCCTACTTCATCAAAACGACGTATCTTGTTGTTTCTGTATCACAGCATTTCTgggaatttgttttatttgaacaaaCAGTGCTTTTGATTCGGTGCTACTGAAACAATCAAGAGCTCACTGATGTAATTCAtttgctttgaaaacatttttttgtatggttttgtattttttctggtatttttgaTTAGAATTAATTTAAAACGGCAGGCCAGTACAGAGCAATCTTATTTAAACCAAGTGTTGTCTTAAATAATGACATGGTGCTTGTTATGTGTGTAATGTAATAGACACTGGCTGTGATCGACCTCacggctgcagcagctgtttgtgagaTGTGCGAGTCTTGATGACTGAAACAAAGTGTTTCACTTTACGTTTATTGATTTTGCGGTCAACCTTCcactatttaattattttacaaaaaagtaacCACTCATTGTAGCggaattaaaatgaatatccATCAGCTATGATTAGTCAACTGATATTTTTGCAGCGGGCTTGAAATATTATTTGTtccagttattattattattttttgtatttctttgttttatattctcCCTCAGTGAGCAGTTTGtttaagaaatatttgttttgaataaTGTCATAGTCACTGAATTATGAAGTGTTTTTTCAATAAAAGCTTCTTTAAAAAGACTCATATTTATCTCTGTTTAATAGAATCCCAGTTTAAATacaaaagagtaaaataaaCTTTAGCGAAAAGGTAGATTTTTACTACCAATGCATTACAGATATGCATTTTTAaggaaatgtttacattttgtttggattggattggatttcttgaaaaaatatggggaggaggcaatgagcaattacCAAGCCAtagcccaaaaattaacaagaaattagctaaataaataattacaagaacatttcctgaaacaagccaaaaaggaaaaaaacaaaaactttttccttaagtgctgaaataaaatttaaaaaacaccactgttatactttttttctataacataatttgaaatatattaacagttttctggatatttttacctatttgtatttagttttctcttttttctgaattatttttaaagttattttttgtcatcctttaccatttttttttctgggacatttgtcaagttgctcattgcctttttcctcacattttcaaaagaagtcaaagcaatttgctcatGCTTTTAAatgggttaaatagcttgtaaaacATATCTGAATtaagcatgaaaaaaacaaacaaaacccactGATTTCAGTTCAGGTTAAAAAGGGTTAAGACAGCAGAAGTTTAGGTTTTGCAACCTCATAgctggatgccactaaatcccacacactggacctttaatgttaTTACGTTTCGATGGATTCAATTACTGTGCACAAAACTAAAATCATATTACAATTTGTCATCACATGTCATATATATCACTCACCAGCAAACTGCAGATCTAGATTATGCAACTATTTGGTATCTGCTTTTGTTGATTCTAAATagtgaaatgtgagaaaaagttATTCTGACCTGGGTAAAATCACTGGTCTCACTcacagattatatatatatatatgtgtgtgtgagtatatgtatgtatgtatgtatagcAGAGTATACAGTCTTTATGGtctcactgtgtcactgtgggCTCCTGCGCTTGATCAAACAGCCTGTGGGGGCGCTCTCGCCCAGATCACATGCGAACACGCGGCTGTGCTGACAGTAAAAGAAGAGGCTGCCATATTGCGGTGATACAGCGACTTTACTGAATCTGAAACACCGTTAGCTTCCTACAGTCACAATGCTTTCTTCTCAAACGTTTGGCGACCCTGGGAAAATGAAAGATTATCATTATACTGGTCCAGTAGAGCACCGGTTCTCACCGTACGCTTTCAACGGAGGGTGAGTGTGATTTTCCACCGCTGGCTGTTAGCCGGCTAGCTAACGTTTACGTCCAGTTTGACTGTGCTAACAAGCTAACCAGCTTAGCATCTGAAACTAAACAAAGGTgaagttgatttaaaaaagtgattagAGCAATGCCTCTTTGTACAATATCTTAACTTAGATTCAAAGCTCATCTTAAGATAAATGGAAACTTAAGTTAACTTGAAAGGGAAATATTAGCTAATCCTACACTTTCAGTTTCGAAACAGTCGCTTAGCTTCCGTTagcatctgtctgtctctttgatGAGGTGGTTTATAAGATTATAAATTAATCGGCgtggtgtgttttgttgttttcaggacCGTACTAGCTGTTGCTGGGGAAGACTTCGCCATTGTAGCTTCAGACACCAGGCTGAGTGAAGGCTACTCCATCCACAGCCGCGACTCTCCAAAATGCTACAAACTGTAAGTTTGCACTGTCATTGAATAGTAGAGCAGCACTAAGGCACCATGTCAACTTCTGAATCAAGAAATGTTCCCTTCACAGACTGCTTTCATCGttataattgtaattatattGCAATTGAACTCAATatctgtttttgtcagattAGAAGtaagggtcgacagattattggcccgGCCGATTATTGCGgttgatatttggcattttgctgattatctgtatcagtgttttaatttaaggattgttgatttttaaaaaaatcattaattaaaaagtgcaaagggagtgtcagcatgggaggaacttttatttcGTACAACCAAAGGaaggtacttttttttaaggtaaatcTTCACTTggctttattgaaaaaaaaagttgctgggagcTAGCTGTATATGAGGTTGAAAGTTTCAACATTTGCTGAAGGAAATTTAGACAAAGgtttatgttggagtttgttatgctccaaattctgaatattgacaaaaagattttcatttttctagTAAAAGCCTATCATTTCCAAACATCAGTTATCTGTCTCATAAACGACCAATAATCAGTATaggtattggccctgaaaaaccgaCATCGGTTGACCCCTAAATTGAAGTGCAACCACTGAGGtcactgcagctctgctctgaaaCTCGTCAAGAGTCAAGTTTGTTTTTGCGTGGTGCTCAGTGATCAGTAGCAGTGCCCCTCAGCAGTTGATTTCTGTGGCTAAGATCATTTTTCATTGCCACGTTGAACAATAAGATGCTCTGATTGGTTCTGATTTTAGTGCTTCTCCTTCCTCTCACAGGACAGACACAACCGTCATTGGCTGCAGCGGTTTCCATGGCGACTGCTTGACTCTGACCAAAATCATTGATGCCAGACTAAAGGTGGGCTTGTGCAGCGTGATCTTTTGgtttcactctctctttcactgTCGGTGCTGCCTCTACTTGCAGGCCAGCGGTGTGTGAGGATTGTAATGGTTTCCAAGACTTCCAACAATCTTTCTACCATCTCTGATTGTGTCCAGTGTTACCACAGCTAATTAACTATAAGGACGACATCTTTGTTACTTCTCTTTAAGTTTTTACTCTGTTGCAGTCTGCACCCCTACAGGACCTTCAAAGGATATCACAGGTTATTTCTTTGTCACTAACGTCTGCACTGATTTTCCTTCCCCTCTCTCAGATGTACAAACACTCAAATAATAAGACGATGACCTGTGGTGCCATCGCAGCCATGTTGTCCACCATCCTGTACGGCAGGAGGTTTTTTCCCTACTACGTCTACAACATCATCGGAGGTCTGGATGAAGAGGGTAGGTTCCTTAATGCTGCTGACATCAAGATGAGTTAAGGTAATGAGTAAATGCAGCATTTGTATGCACATGCACTGCCTTGTGTTagtaaaaaaatctgcatatttCACCTGAAGTCATGATTCTTGTCCACGGTGGTTGTTTGGTTGTTGCCTATGTTGTTAACCATATCACACAGTAAATTGTCTAGGCTGgaaattatttaaatctttaactatgtaataactttttatttgcaatattcCATGTTTCTAATGTAGGCAAGGGAGCAGTGTACAGTTTTGACCCCGTGGGCTCCTACCAGAGAGACACCTACAAGGCTGGAGGATCAGCAAGTGCCATGCTACAGCCGCTGCTGGACAACCAGGTAAAAACATGCTCTGCGTGCTGACCACTTATTGCCGTAATCCCACTACATTTATTCTTATCAGGTATGCAGACAATGCAGTGTCTCAACCAAGTCTCTTTACACCGGACAAGCTTCATTCATGTCCCTCCTTCCACAGATTGGATTCAAGAACATGGAGGGTGTCCAGCACGTCCCTCTGACTCAGGACAAAGCGGTTCAGCTGGTCAAGGATGTCTTCATCTCGGCCGCAGAGAGAGATGTCTACACCGGGGACGCTCTTCGGGTCTGCATCATCACTAAAGAGGGCATCAGTGAGCAGACTATACCTCTGAGGAAGGACTGAGGAGGATgttcctctctctgcttttctctttgGTCTGTTCTTTCCACACTCACCTGTTGGTTTTGGCCCCTTTACAGGAAGTTTCTTAAAATAGGAGTGTTGTTCCAGAAACTGTTTCTATTGGCCTTTTCAGCCAGGTTCAATCTTGGAAGcggattttccttttttttaatgtcctcttacaatttacatattttttttctgctgctttccaCAGTTATCAACTTCAGTCTCTGTTATTATTACATCCTCGTATTTGTGGTCTAGTAACCTGATTCTAGATCAGCACTCCTGTTCTTGAGAAGCCAGAAACTCTCTCTTCACTCATTCAACCTGCCTAGACTCTTCCTCTGTTTGAGATGCATTATGTTTCTGAAGGATACATactctgctgttatttttacattcttaataaatataaagaattGGAAGAAGTGGGTCTTCTTGTTTATTTCATGTCCTGCACACATGGACGCTACAGCTTGAGCGGCTTGTGTTGCTCACGATTTTGTCATAAAATACGTTTTTCTTTTTGGCCTAGTTTTGGACTCCATACTACACCTTCCAACCTACCTGCAAGACACCCTCCTATGACTTACCACATTTACTAATTAAGACTGTTACTTTTAGTGTGTAGAGTTTGTTGGACATTACAAATGTGAAAAGCTCACagaattttctttctcttttgcgTTGTTGTAGCCTTGTCTTTCAGAAAcctgggaagaaggcaatgagcaacatgaaaagaaattacccaaatacAAGAACATTTACtggaaattagcacaaaacaataataaaaaagtagaaaagcaaaaacaaactagTAAAGGGcttggaaaagtgcttaaaaacaataattctgtaacataattttcagtgcaataatgataattataaatattgctTTCTCAACATTTCTCCCTActtatttacaaatttattcAAATGCATTTCCCCAGAGGTTCAGCTATCTGTAATTACTACAACATGTTatatcatacacacacatacacacacacacacgctcatatTAAAGTTGCTCCAATAGACTACAGgctcacacacaccacatcattgatggctgaattccatttagatGTCCTAgttctggcactttttttcagtatttggtgTGTTCACGCTGAACGGTGACCACTCAGAGCATACTACATACATTTTTGAGTGTGCTGTTGATGGGCAGTGttctcccacaatgcaatgcataaatgattattaatacattttaggtcagaaatcctgaaaaaaacaggctttaaatctaaggaaaaacattttgatgtctCATTATATCGGATTAAAAATATCTTTCCAAAGTTGTAATTAGATTGACATCCAATACCACATTTCATTTCCTGATGATATAAAAGGGGAAAGTAGGTTGATATTTATGCATAATAACTACTAAAATAGTGTACTATGATGATTAGTATGTAGTACAGATTGGGGGAAACAGCTGGTGTTGATAGCCGGGCTGCAGGGCTGTGGAAATGGTAAACTTGAATGTACAACGCATCcaatttaaatgtcattaattaACACTGTTCTTATCCtgatttgtcaaaatgtcagcTGAGAAAAAGGCTTACTTACTGTATTAGTATTAAATTTATagtaataaatctttttttgcattgtgttgtAAACAGTTTTGTTGCTTTGTCTCCATTTTCCTGCAGTATCCTCATACTGCCTCTGCTCAGGAGTGACAAATGAAACCTCAATATTATCCAACCAGTTTTGTGGTGTGTCTGATGGTtacttttctcacattttttaaaaattgtcttttt is a genomic window containing:
- the psmb1 gene encoding proteasome subunit beta type-1, yielding MLSSQTFGDPGKMKDYHYTGPVEHRFSPYAFNGGTVLAVAGEDFAIVASDTRLSEGYSIHSRDSPKCYKLTDTTVIGCSGFHGDCLTLTKIIDARLKMYKHSNNKTMTCGAIAAMLSTILYGRRFFPYYVYNIIGGLDEEGKGAVYSFDPVGSYQRDTYKAGGSASAMLQPLLDNQIGFKNMEGVQHVPLTQDKAVQLVKDVFISAAERDVYTGDALRVCIITKEGISEQTIPLRKD